One window from the genome of Streptomyces sp. WZ-12 encodes:
- the thiC gene encoding phosphomethylpyrimidine synthase ThiC: MTLDARTPENDPADGEQSQIGWHKGYVSGSRPDLRVPVRRVHLTNGKHVTLYDTSGPYTDPAIETDVRRGLAPLRENWIIARGDTEEYAGRPMRPEDDGIKHTSPRGGLRNLDAVFPGRPRQPRRGRDGAPVTQLAYAQRGEITAEMEYVALRENVSPEFVRDEIAAGRAVLPANINHPEIEPMIIGKNFLVKVNANIGNSAVTSSIEEEVEKMTWATRWGADTVMDLSTGRNIHTTREWVLRNSPVPIGTVPLYQALEKVDGKAEELTWEIYKDTVIEQAEQGVDYMTVHAGVLLRYVPLTANRKTGIVSRGGSIMAAWCLAHHQESFLYTHFEELCDILAAYDVTFSLGDGLRPGSIADANDEAQFAELRTLGELNTIAKRHGVQTMIEGPGHVPMHKIKENIDLQQEICEEAPFYTLGPLTTDIAPAYDHITSGIGAAMIAWWGTAMLCYVTPKEHLGLPDRDDVKTGVITYKIAAHAADLAKGHPGAQEWDDALSDARFEFRWEDQFNLALDPDTARAFHDATLPAEPAKTAHFCSMCGPKFCSMKISQDIRREHGGALAVDPEAGMAEKSREFAAAGNRVYLPIAD, translated from the coding sequence ATGACTCTGGATGCACGCACGCCCGAAAACGACCCGGCCGACGGCGAGCAGTCGCAGATCGGCTGGCACAAGGGCTATGTCTCCGGATCGCGTCCGGACCTCCGGGTCCCGGTCCGGCGGGTGCACCTCACCAACGGCAAGCATGTGACGCTCTACGACACATCAGGGCCGTACACCGACCCCGCCATCGAAACCGATGTCCGCCGCGGTCTGGCACCGCTGCGGGAGAACTGGATCATCGCCCGCGGCGACACCGAGGAGTACGCGGGCCGCCCGATGCGTCCCGAGGACGACGGGATCAAGCACACCTCCCCGCGCGGGGGGCTGCGCAACCTCGACGCGGTCTTCCCGGGCCGGCCGCGGCAGCCGCGTCGCGGCCGGGACGGCGCCCCGGTCACGCAGCTCGCCTACGCGCAGCGCGGCGAGATCACCGCGGAGATGGAGTACGTCGCCCTCCGCGAGAACGTCAGCCCCGAGTTCGTGCGGGACGAGATCGCGGCCGGGCGCGCGGTGCTGCCGGCCAACATCAACCACCCGGAGATCGAGCCGATGATCATCGGCAAGAACTTCCTGGTGAAGGTGAACGCCAACATCGGCAATTCCGCGGTCACTTCCTCGATCGAGGAGGAGGTGGAGAAGATGACCTGGGCGACCCGCTGGGGCGCCGACACGGTCATGGACCTCTCCACCGGCCGCAACATCCACACCACCCGCGAGTGGGTGCTCCGCAACTCCCCCGTGCCGATCGGCACCGTCCCCCTCTACCAGGCGCTGGAGAAGGTCGACGGCAAGGCCGAGGAGCTGACCTGGGAGATCTACAAGGACACCGTCATCGAGCAGGCCGAGCAGGGCGTCGACTACATGACGGTGCACGCCGGCGTGCTGCTCCGCTACGTCCCGCTGACGGCCAACCGCAAGACCGGCATCGTCTCCCGCGGCGGTTCGATCATGGCGGCCTGGTGCCTGGCGCACCACCAGGAGTCGTTCCTCTACACGCACTTCGAGGAGCTCTGCGACATCCTGGCCGCCTACGACGTCACGTTCTCGCTCGGCGACGGCCTGCGCCCCGGCTCCATCGCGGACGCCAACGACGAGGCGCAGTTCGCCGAGTTGCGGACCCTCGGCGAGCTGAACACCATCGCCAAGCGGCACGGCGTGCAGACCATGATCGAGGGCCCGGGCCACGTCCCGATGCACAAGATCAAGGAGAACATCGACCTCCAGCAGGAGATCTGCGAGGAGGCCCCGTTCTACACGCTCGGCCCGCTCACCACCGACATCGCGCCCGCCTACGACCACATCACCTCCGGCATCGGCGCCGCGATGATCGCCTGGTGGGGCACCGCCATGCTCTGCTACGTCACTCCCAAGGAACACCTGGGCCTCCCGGACCGCGACGACGTCAAGACCGGCGTCATCACGTACAAGATCGCGGCGCACGCGGCGGACCTGGCCAAGGGCCACCCGGGCGCCCAGGAATGGGACGACGCCCTCTCCGACGCCCGCTTCGAGTTCCGCTGGGAGGACCAGTTCAACCTGGCCCTCGACCCGGACACCGCCCGCGCCTTCCACGACGCGACGCTGCCCGCCGAGCCGGCGAAGACGGCCCACTTCTGCTCGATGTGCGGGCCGAAGTTCTGCTCGATGAAGATCTCCCAGGACATCCGTCGTGAGCACGGCGGTGCCCTGGCGGTCGACCCCGAGGCCGGGATGGCCGAGAAGTCGCGGGAGTTCGCGGCGGCCGGCAACCGCGTCTACCTGCCGATCGCGGACTGA